Proteins encoded within one genomic window of Microbacterium sp. LKL04:
- a CDS encoding NAD(P)H-dependent flavin oxidoreductase, giving the protein MARDIETLFDIEAPIVLGPFGGLSSVALTAAVSDAGGLGSFGLYGYSGDRIRETASALRAATGRPFALNLWLPTGDEVVPAEADLAAARAAVAPLLAAAGVADPPLPSAFLPSLDEQLDAVWDAAPAVLSVVFGVPAAETVAEAHRRGIRVVGTATSVAEAVALADGGVDAIVASGAEAAGHRVTFLRPAEDSLVGTFALVPQVVDAVDVPVLAAGGIADRRGVAAAFALGAAGVQVGSAFLRTRASAASDAHRDALRAAADTDTVLTRAMSGRLARGIPNRAVRAIEDADAIAAFPAQNWLTGVVRAAARDDGELISLWAGQAAGLSRSDNADEVFAELAAGLPPASR; this is encoded by the coding sequence GCCCGCGACATCGAGACGCTGTTCGACATCGAGGCGCCCATCGTGCTCGGGCCGTTCGGCGGCCTGTCGTCCGTGGCGCTCACCGCGGCCGTCAGCGACGCGGGCGGTCTCGGCTCGTTCGGCCTCTACGGATACTCGGGCGACCGCATCCGCGAGACGGCTTCTGCGCTCAGGGCCGCGACGGGCCGCCCGTTCGCACTGAACCTCTGGCTTCCCACCGGTGACGAGGTCGTCCCGGCCGAGGCCGACCTCGCCGCGGCCCGCGCGGCGGTCGCTCCGCTCCTGGCCGCGGCCGGTGTCGCAGACCCGCCTCTGCCGTCCGCGTTCCTCCCTTCCCTCGACGAGCAGCTCGACGCGGTGTGGGATGCCGCGCCCGCCGTCCTCAGCGTCGTGTTCGGCGTGCCGGCGGCCGAGACCGTCGCCGAGGCTCATCGCCGCGGCATCCGTGTCGTGGGGACCGCCACCTCCGTCGCCGAGGCCGTCGCGTTGGCGGACGGGGGAGTGGACGCGATCGTCGCGAGCGGCGCGGAGGCCGCCGGGCATCGGGTGACCTTCCTGCGTCCCGCGGAGGATTCGCTCGTGGGGACGTTCGCCCTGGTCCCGCAAGTGGTCGACGCTGTCGACGTCCCGGTCCTCGCCGCGGGCGGGATCGCCGACCGCCGGGGTGTCGCCGCCGCGTTCGCGCTCGGCGCGGCGGGAGTGCAAGTCGGGAGCGCGTTCCTCCGCACCCGGGCCTCGGCCGCTTCCGACGCGCACCGCGACGCGCTCCGAGCTGCGGCGGACACCGACACGGTCCTGACCCGCGCGATGAGCGGGCGGCTGGCCCGAGGCATCCCGAATCGGGCGGTCCGTGCCATCGAGGACGCGGATGCCATCGCCGCGTTCCCCGCGCAGAACTGGCTCACCGGGGTGGTCCGCGCGGCGGCGCGGGACGACGGGGAACTGATCTCGCTCTGGGCGGGACAGGCGGCAGGGCTGTCGCGCTCGGACAACGCGGATGAAGTCTTCGCGGAGCTCGCGGCAGGCCTGCCGCCGGCATCCCGCTGA